The following nucleotide sequence is from Zea mays cultivar B73 chromosome 1, Zm-B73-REFERENCE-NAM-5.0, whole genome shotgun sequence.
tcaAATGGGCATCtaaacctcgacacgggaggtaagtccgtggatcaaaaggtataccggtcgatgataggttctttactctatttatgtgcatctcgaccagatattatgctttccgtatgcatgtgtgcaagattccaagccgaccctaaggaagctcaccttacggccgtgaaacgaatcttgagatatttggcttatactcagtttgggctttggtatcctaggggatccacattcgatttaattggttattcggatgccgattgggcagggtgtaaaatcaataggaagagcacatcggggacttgccagttcttgggaagatccttggtgtcttgggcttcaaagaagcaaaatccggtcgctctttccaccgccgaagccgagtacattgccgcaggtcactgttgcgcgcaattgctttggatgaggcaaaccctgcgggactacatttacaaattaaccaaagtccctttgctatgtgataatgagagtgcaatcaaaatggccgacaatcccgtcgagcatagccgcactaagcacatagccattcggtatcattttcttagggatcaccaacaaaagggagatatcgagatttcttacattaacactaaagatcaattagccgatatctttaccaagcctcttgatgaacaaacttttaacaaacttaggcatgagctaaatattcttgattctaggaatttcttttgttaacttgcactcatagctcttttatatacctttgatcatgtctctttcacatgctatgactaatgtgtttttcaagtctatttcaaaccaagtcataggtgtattgaaagggaattggagtcttcggcgaagacaaaggcttccactacgtaactcatccttcgccgtcactccaagcaactctccattcttggggagaaaccatgagcaccaagcaaaaggaccccttctttggtataatcttatctCATTCGTTTttttgaccaaagagggagaaagtcactctagggctctaatgattccgtttttggcgattcatgccaaagggggagaaagtaagagcccaaagcaaaaggaccgcaccaccaccaccaccaccaccaatttcaaaaacttcgtgtttccaagaatattatcaattgatatcctattgtgttcaaaagggggagaaaacagtatttcaaaaatgatatatcaaaaccctcttgaacactaagaggaggatctcatttagggggagtttttgtttagtcaaaggaaaagcatttgaaacagggggaaaaaatttcaaatcttgaaaatgcgttgcaaaatcttattcatttacctttgactttgaaaaagatttacaaaatagtttgcaaaaacaaaacatgtggtgcaagcatggtccaaaatgttaaataagaaagaaatgatccatgcatatcttataagtatttacattggctcatttccaagcaacctttgcacttacaattatgcaaactagttcaattatgcacttccatatttgctttggtttgtgttggcatcaatcaccaaaaaaggggagattgaaagggaattaggcttacacctagttcctaaatagttttggtggttgaattgcccaacacaaataattggactaactagtttgctctagattatatgttctacaggtgccaaaggttcatctataactatactaaatcgactgtccggaataccgtagattattccggacaggagaagcttttttgaaaaacaggccaagcgcggaccgtccgggcccttgcagcggaccgtccgcgacacgaggatgacactcggacagaaccaatgcaaaaatccaagtctgcactatggactgtccggaggaaaagcaaagaccgtccgagcccttgcgcggaccgtccggcctctggcgcggaccgtccggtaggtgagaaaccgaaaaacccgaaggtgacgggttcggagaaatgaattatagcgggctcgcggaccgtccgggccaggctcgcggaccgtccgcgactgggtctgtctgacatctgacaacgcattaaatgcaatatagccgttgatatagccgttactgctgaccgttgcattttcagccgttgatctagaggggcggaccgtccggacctggctcgcggaccgtccgcgctcagcagaatggagcaacggctaggaagtggttggtggctataaataccaccccaaccacctacattcaatacatccaagcattccaaacttcaacattcaatacaagagctagcaatccattccaagacacattcaaagcctccacctctccaagttttacaattgagaaaagagatcattagtgattagtgacttgagagagaaagtgatccgtgtgttatttgtcgctcttgtcgcttggctttttcaatcgtgctttcttgattctttcattgcgatcaaactcacttgtaattaaggcaagagacaccaaacttgtggtggtccttgtgggaactttgtgttccaagtgattgagaaaagaaagctcactcgatccgagggatcgtttgagagagggaaagggttgaaagagacccggcctttgtggcctcctcaacggggagtaggtttgcgagaaccgaacctcggtaaaacaaatccgcgtgtcacgttcttcatttgcttgcgatttgttttacgccctctctcgcggactcgtttatatttctaacgctaacccggcttgtagttgtgtttatatttgtaaatttcagtttcgccctattcacctccccctctaggcgactttcaattacctTAAAAGGTAGCTTTTTAGACTCCAAATTTCATCAATATAGTGTACAGTCACTGCCATGTAACCCTTCTTTTGATGATTTGCTGTCCACATATCTGTGGTGACCGCAATACGAGATTGTTGTTGTTGGAACATTGTCACCATAGAGAGCTTTTGAACGTCATACATATCCAGAATATCCTTTCTAATGGTATTTCTTGACACTAACTTAAACAACGGTTGCAGGGAAGCACAAAACTTTCTAAAGCCTACATGGTCAACCATAGACAACGGGTACTCATGCACACATATCATTAATGCAAGTTCTTTCCTAGCAACATCTTGATCAAATACATACTTCTCTAGACAAACACTGCCATCTGGATTTTGTGAAAATTTCAAGGAGGATTGTTTTAGGCCTTTTCTAGCTTGTCGTGACTCACATGTATTTATGTGGCTTTGTAAATGGCTGGTACCGCTTTTACCTTCGGCTGTCAATAGTTTGCTACACTAATTGCACTTAGCTTTCCATTTACCAGATACAGTAACTCTAACAAAATCCTCCCATACTTTAGACTTCAACTTCCTCTTACACCCAACCTGTGCAGCATCATCTATTTCAACAACATCATTCCTTGCCCCTTGGGTTACTGCATCAGATGGAGTGGGATGTCTAGAGCTACCAGCATCAACAGGAGCTGCTCCTATGCCACTGCGACGACTGCTACTGCCTTGTGGAGTTGACATTGGGCTTCTAACTGAGTACTGAGCTACTGAGTACCTGAGGGTTTGATGGCGGACGGCGCAGGCGAGCAGGCGCATGCTCGCAGCTCGGGCCTCAGTGACGGGCGGACGGCGCATGAGCCGAGGAGCGCAGGCGCAGCTCGGGCGGTCGGGCCTCGGGGACGCCGCAGGGGCGCCGCGCGCAGCTTGGGGGTACAGGCGCAGGCGTAGCTCGCCCGCTCGGGACAGGAGCGGGACAGCGCCGCAGCGGGCTGGACTGGTGGCGGCTGGGCGGAGCTGGGAGTGGCGGCTGGGGCACAGGGCACGGACGGCTGGCGGGTCACGGGTGGCGGCCTGGCGGGGTGGGAGGCCGGGAAGGGAAGGGAACTTAGGGAGTTAGGGTTAGCCGGTTCACTGCTTTGGGCTTCTTTTCTTTGCTTCATGGGCCAAAAACACAACATGTAAAATTATGAATTAATATttcgggtatccagtggatatccATGGGTAAAATATACTATCCGTACCCTACCCGacgtatttcgggtacccgacccGATAGGATCATGGGTGAGATTTCAAACTCCCATTTCCACCGGGTACGAAACCTGTGGGTATCTATACCCACGGGTCTAATTGTCATTCCTAGGTTTGATTAAATACGGACATATCCTTAGCACCATGCAGTTGCTCCTAAGAACTTGTTTACTTACCACGTGATTGGTTGGGCCGCCAGCCACGCCCAGCGCACCACGTACAGTTGACCATGCAAAATTTGTGATTGGCATGCAAAATTTGTGATTGGTTATTTAGCTCTCTCGTCTCCATGCGCGGAGATAcagctccaccgctccactggactAAGATCGCTGCCTGCCAGAGCCAGACAGACAGGCGCCGATCGATCTTGCTTGACCTGTGATCTGCTCCCGGCCCCAACTCCACTCCATCTCGTTGCTTTTTCTTTTGCGTTGGCAGTCAGCAGGACAGGACTACGATCACGcgctgtgctgtgctgtgctgttCTGTATTGTCCAGTGCAAGAAGCGTACACGAAATTACAAAAAGTACCCATCCAGTTTCCCCTTTTCCTCCGCCAAGATACAACAAAGCACACGGAAAACATGCGTCGAAGTCAAGGAAACCATCAAAGGCCCCATCAGCTAACCAAACACGGCAACCAAATCAGAAAACATGTCCATACTGCTGCACATCCCTCAGCTCAGACGAACCCTGACCTCGTCTCTTCAGAACACACAAACACACACACTGCACTGGCCTGGCTAGGCCACAACAAGAGAAAGCAATGCACCTGGCCGACTGGGTTTAGAGCATCCTTTTTGCTCACATCGCCAAAGACAACCAAATCATTCTCTGCACTGATTGGTGCACATGGCcacatcgcatgggcataaggatCCATGCTGCCAAACCAACCAGCACCACCACAAGCACCAGCAGCATCAGCGACACAGGTCCACAGTCATATGAATGATGATGACAAAATAATAGAGATTAAAAAAAACAGATACGCGCTTTCGACATAGCTTATTCCATTTATTTACTGAACCTCGAGAGACATTTTCGCGTCCAAAATTGTTCCATCAAAAAGTTGCTCCTAACGCAGGAGACAAGAGAGTTTTTTACTCCCTCACCTCCCGCAACTCAGTTGACAGCAGCTGACCAATCCTTAGttacaagaaagaaagaaaaagaacGAGAGCCTTAGCATACCTGCCGAGCAGAGGCTCAATGGAATAATCGAATGGGGTCTATATATACAAGGGGGGTTTGGGGGGTGGCTAGGTGCCTGGGCTTCAACTACGGAGGCCTTGCTTATCTGATTCTGAGGAGCTAATGatttgtggggggggggggggggggggggtgagaatGGGGGAGGAGGAGCCTGCACACGCCTTGGATGGGTCACATCTCGCGCAGCAGGTTGCTGATCTTGCGGAGCTCTGTCAGGGCAGCCATCGCGGTGACCTGCCCTTTGCCTCCCAGGATGTTGTTCGACAAGTTCTCCATGGCGCTGGGCTGCGCGCGGTCCTGCTGGAACGCCGTTTCGATCACCTGTACACATATGGCAGCCAGATGGTAATGTCATTCTCGTGTCTTAGATGACTTTTTGGACAAGGGAAAGTAAAGTAAACAATGCATGGGGGGGACTTCAAAGTGCGAGCTGCCTTATtctaaaaaatataaaaatacaTGGTCACTGCCTGACTGGTTACAGACCGATCTCTCAGCATAGAAGGTACCATCACCGATATATGGACTCTGCTAGCAGCAGGAGCAACCTGGCAAACAGAGACGCCCAAGGGCGACAAAATGGGTTCAAGTATAATACCTGGATGTTTTCGAGCATGTTCTGCCCGATATTCTTCAGCGTGCCCATCACCTTCTTATTATCGCCATAAGCCAAATTTATGCCGCTGCAAGAGTTATCTGAACTCGCATCAGCAGGTGAAGGGCAGGGAGGAACCGCGTCATGTTTACCATCCGATGATGCCTGACCACTGCCCTTCTCCACCACATTGCCTTCAGCTGATGGTCTGCCAAACCTCAACAGCCACTGCAGCTTGTTAATAAATGGCTTTCTTTCATTAGGTACCATGGTTTTCTCCAAGGGTCTAGTTTGACCTACATTTGCTCCAGACTCTATTGCTTCTGAGACGGTTTTATCCTCGCAGTTACAGCTGGACGACTCGTCTGGCAAGACTTCGTCTCTATAATCATCACCGGCGCATGAATTTGAAGTAATACTGCTCTTCTCGGAATCATTATCATGACAATTCTCATGTTCATTACCAGCCCTAGCTGTATAAAACACTGGAGAATTTTCACCACTGGAACAATCTTCTGTCCTTTTCGCTGAACTCTCGTCAGCAGGCTTCACCGGTGAATCTATAAGTGGATTGAACTTCGCCACACTTGGTGGTGGACTTACTGTTAAATTCTCACTAGCCGCCTTTAGCTTTAGCTGTGAAGACCTTTCAGAACTCAAAATAGTCTCCTTGTGAATCGACACGATAGGAAATTTATCTTGCTCAAATTTTCCAATAACTTCATTGGATTGTACTACTTTATCTGAATAAGAGTTTAGAAGACACCGTCTCACTGAATTCCTCGCGTCATTATTCACACTGACTACCTTAACTGGAGAAGGATCTGACTCTGTCCTAGATAAACCAAGCCTCTGACTCAAAGATTGCTTTAATGATCTCTTATAAGAAAGACCCTTATTATCACTCTCCTTAAGAGCAGTTCCGTCATTATGCAGGTTTCTCCACTGCTCTTCCCAGTAACTCTCAGCTAATGGATGCAACGGAGTCCTTGGAGGAGTTGAAGTAGCAAGATTACTATAAACTCTATCATAATCACAGCTATCCTTCTTTGATAAAAGAGATGGGGATAATGTATTCGCATCAATAGCAGTAGACTGTAGAGATTTAGCTTTCTCAattaacttatgcacatcaacgttGTTTGGAAAATTCAATAACCTCTGAAGACATAACGTATTGATTTCAGTGGCTAGTAGAGATGATCTAAGGTGAAGAATCATAGAGACCGCCATGGCTGCGATGAATGCCCCTCTAGATGAGCACAATATCTTAAAGTTGCATTCTTCATTTTCTCTAAGTAGCATATCATTGGAGCAAGCAAAAACTTCATCCCATACAACTAAAAGATCGTCGAGGCAGAACTCTCGTCCAAACAAGACTCGCAGCCAACGAAGAGCGAAATACTGCGGTTCTACATCCAGCTCAATGAAATGGCTATGAAGAGATGGCTCaacaatggaaagcaaatgaaatAAAGATGCTGAGGCTTCAATGACAGGTGCTAGACTTGAGCTAGATCCAACCTTGGATGTAGAGAAAAACTCTGCCATGCAGACCACTCCACTACCTCCGTCCATCAAACCATCAAACATTGAATAAGCATCATGTTCCATGAACCTTTCAGACAATACAATGCCTAGTTCACCCTCGGCTCCATATGCATCACTAAGTGAAATTATTTCCTTCGTATCCAGGTCAAGCTCATCAAGAGTGTTAACTCTGGAAGCGCTTTCAGAATCATCGCCATTGTCAGCCCTGGAATGCCAGTTTGAGTCCTTTCTAGGTTTATAACTGAAAAGCATATCTGTATCTGGGAAAGCCACTCCATCAAAATCATCATTGAAGCAATCCTCATGGAGCTTCCTTACTTGAGATAGTTTATCAATGTCAACTTGAAGAACATACACTAGAGGAGCTAGTAGTTCGTGCATTCCTGTGAAAGTAGTCCATAAATCAGTACATATTTGGcaataaaataaaaaattgcAGAAAGCTACGGATAATCATGTGGATAAACTAATTAATCAAACTTTAATACCAACAAAAGTAGTCATTCAGTGGCATTTATCACAGCTTTATAGATTTAGAATCATATAGTAAAATCAAGTGATTATTCCCTTATAAGAGAATCTTAGTGCCTATTAATATATCCTAAGAATCCAATCTAAAAATATAGTTTTAGTTTATTAAATTACAAGCGCTACCAATTTATCTCTAATGAAATGCAAACAAAAGGTTTCAACCCCATGGACATTTCTCAGAGACAGCAAAGCCAATTAGATATGCAGCAAAGGCTTATTGACACTCATGTATTTAAAAGAGTTGCTTACCTTGGCGATATCCACACTCTGGGTGCTGAAGGCACCACATCAACAGTATTCTCCTGAGCATGGCCTGGCAACTAGGCGTTTGAAAGTAACTACCATCTTCTGGATATAATCGAGACAGGTCTTGGTCAACTGTCTTCTCCAACTCAGCCCCTCTAAAGAAGCGGCCCCAGCTGCTATCTGCACAAGGAATTTAAATAGAAATGTAAGGTCTTGAAAGTTTTAGCAGGAAGCACTGGAGCAGAGCATGCAACATTCTTCCATTTCACCATCATAAAGCTGCCATCGTAATGCCATTTAGAAACAGAACAACACAAGAATTATTATCTAGTTGTAATGGGAAAATCCAGCCTCTAAATTCCTGATAGCATACTGCAATCAAAATTATAGAGTTCACTATCAATTAGTGTCCCACGCTTGAGCTCCAGCGTATTTAAGAAAATAAAATTTTACCATATTTGTTCTTGTTGGTTATCTAGA
It contains:
- the LOC103642476 gene encoding TBC1 domain family member 5 homolog B translates to MAEEDRQRRWRRRRFANLRSVRWRIDLGILPASPGASVDELRRAAADSRRRYVSLRRRLMVDPHLPKEEDRSSNLVVDNPLSQNPDSSWGRFFRGAELEKTVDQDLSRLYPEDGSYFQTPSCQAMLRRILLMWCLQHPECGYRQGMHELLAPLVYVLQVDIDKLSQVRKLHEDCFNDDFDGVAFPDTDMLFSYKPRKDSNWHSRADNGDDSESASRVNTLDELDLDTKEIISLSDAYGAEGELGIVLSERFMEHDAYSMFDGLMDGGSGVVCMAEFFSTSKVGSSSSLAPVIEASASLFHLLSIVEPSLHSHFIELDVEPQYFALRWLRVLFGREFCLDDLLVVWDEVFACSNDMLLRENEECNFKILCSSRGAFIAAMAVSMILHLRSSLLATEINTLCLQRLLNFPNNVDVHKLIEKAKSLQSTAIDANTLSPSLLSKKDSCDYDRVYSNLATSTPPRTPLHPLAESYWEEQWRNLHNDGTALKESDNKGLSYKRSLKQSLSQRLGLSRTESDPSPVKVVSVNNDARNSVRRCLLNSYSDKVVQSNEVIGKFEQDKFPIVSIHKETILSSERSSQLKLKAASENLTVSPPPSVAKFNPLIDSPVKPADESSAKRTEDCSSGENSPVFYTARAGNEHENCHDNDSEKSSITSNSCAGDDYRDEVLPDESSSCNCEDKTVSEAIESGANVGQTRPLEKTMVPNERKPFINKLQWLLRFGRPSAEGNVVEKGSGQASSDGKHDAVPPCPSPADASSDNSCSGINLAYGDNKKVMGTLKNIGQNMLENIQVIETAFQQDRAQPSAMENLSNNILGGKGQVTAMAALTELRKISNLLREM